A stretch of Malassezia japonica chromosome 6, complete sequence DNA encodes these proteins:
- the PRPF8 gene encoding Pre-mRNA-processing-splicing factor 8 (BUSCO:EOG092600NM; EggNog:ENOG503NU2Q; COG:A) — MVGPPPPGYGGAPPGFGGLPGEPGVLSVEQLASKSRKWTQSQSRKYGDRRGKTAFVDTGKQELPPEHVRKIIKDHGDMSNRKFRAEKRVHLGALKYVPHAMLKLLENIPMPWEQVREVPVLYHITGAITFVNETPRVIEPVYHAQWATMWLAMRREKRDRRHFKRMRFPPFDDEEPPIDYGDNILDVEPLEPIQLELDEEEDAPIIDWFYDSKPLVNDRSSVNGPSYRFWHLDLPKMAALHRLGRTLQSDFTTGDRNYFYLFDVKSFATAKSLNVAIPGGPKFEPLYKDLEGYDDDWNEFNDIRKVIIRQPIRTEYKVAFPHLYNSRPRSVYLGTYHEPKNVYIRTDDPDLPAFYFDPALNPISSRSLASAHFRTYYDDGEPVLSHEDEVFGEGVQGDDELEDELAFQLPDGIEPFLDDAPLETDMTADAISLWWAAPPYNRRSGYTRRAVDVPLIKAWYLEHCPPNQPVKVRVSYQKLLKKFVHNTLHTKPYKPQTKKYLFRQLKATKFFQTTHLDWLEAGLQVVRQSFNMINLLIHRKALTYLHLDYNMNLKPVKTLTTKERKKSRFGNAFHLVREMARMTKLIVDSHVQFRLGNCDAFQLADGLQYLLNHIGQLTGIYRYKYKVMHQIRACKDLKHVIYYRFNSGPVGKGPGVGFWGPSWRVWIFFMRGITPLLERWLGNLLARQFEGRNGRTGGKSVTKQRVESHFDLELRAAVMHDLLDMMPEGIKQNKSKTILQHLTEAWRCWKANVPWKVPGMPTAIENVILRYVKSKADWWTSVAHYNRERIRRGATVDKTVSKKNLGRLTRLYLKAEQERQNSYLKDGPYITSEAAVAIYTSTVHWLESRKFQPIPFPSLNFKHDTKLLVLALEKLKESYSVQGRLNQTQREELALIEQAFDNPHETLARIKRLMLTQRAFKEAGMEFFDTFAKLIPVYDIEPMEKITDAYLDQYLAYEADKRGLFPPWIKPSDQEPPPLLVYKWCNGINNLHDVWDTSDGQCNVLMETSLSKVYEKVDITLLNRLLRLIMDHNLADYITAKNNISIVWKDMAHVNSYGLIRGLQFSSFVFQYYGLILDLLILGLKRAAEMAGPAKMPNGFLQFQDTATEVKHPVRMYTRYIDRIHILYRFTADEARDLIQRYLSANPDPNNSNLIGYNNKKCWPRDCRMRLNKHDVNLGRAVFWTVKNSLPRSLTTIEWDDTFVSVFSKDNPNLLFSMQGFEVRILPKCRQNDMSEQRDGVWSLVQASSGERTAQAYLRVSDEGITNFSNRVRQVLMAAGAAPFSKIVNKWNTTLIGLMTYYREAVIHTNELLDLLVKSENKIQTRVKIGLNSKMPSRFPPVVFYSPKELGGLGMLSMGHVLIPQSDLRWSKQTETGISHFRSGMSHDEDQLIPNLYRYIQSWESEFLDSARVWSEYAHKRREASAQNRRLTLEDLEDAWDRGIPRINTLFQKDRTILSYDKMWRVRGEFKQYQLLKYNPFWWTSQRHDGKLWQLNQYRTDIIAALGGVEGCLEHTLFKGCNFPTWEGLFWEKASGFEDAMKHKKLTNAQRSGLSQIPNRRFTLWWSPTINRANVYVGFQVQLDLTGIFMHGKIPTLKISLIQLFRAHLWQKIHESVVMDLCQVFDQELEALQIETVQKETIHPRKSYRMNASCADIVLFASYKWPLSSPSLLTDSRDVMDGSSGNKWWIDVQLRWGDFDSHDIERYCRAKYLDYTTDNTSIYPSPSGVLIGIDLAYSMHSAYGSYIPGSKPLLQQAMAKIMKANPALYVLRERIRKSLQLYSSEPTEPYLNSGNYAELFSNQVIWMIDDTNVYRVTIHRTFEGNLVTKPINGAIFILNPRTGQLFLKIIHTSVWAGQKRLGQLAKWKTAEEVAALVRSLPVEEQPKQVIVTRKGMLDPLEVHLLDFPNIVIKGSQLELPFQACMKLEKFGDLILRATQPQMVLYSLYDDWLKSISSYTAFSRCILLLRALHVNPEKTKVILRPSVQTVTQPHHIWPSFTDDEWIKVEIALRDLILQDYGRRNQVAVASLTSSEIRDIILGMEIASPSAQRQQMADIEQNDAQQQVTATQTRTVNVHGDEIQTVTTTQYENQVFSSKSDWRVRALSATNLPLRCQHLYVSNDDVREDVGALTYVLPKNILKTFIVNADLRTQVAGYMYGISPPDVPAVKEIRLIVWVPQRGSNNGVELPNELPSHEYMLKDLEPLGWIKTQAQELPHLAPRDVVTHAKTMASHPEWGANSICVTCSFTPGSVSLAASTLSVAGFEWGRKASAVDAAGQAPGFNPSMVEKVQLLLSDRILGTTLAPSDGPWNYGLSLSAQWTPNMKYDVQLAPPAAFWDEIHRPQNFLSFAGGLPDDQGADWQDALA; from the coding sequence ATGGTGGGACCTCCGCCCCCTGGGTATGGAGGCGCTCCGCCTGGCTTTGGTGGCCTGCCCGGTGAGCCGGGTGTGCTCTCTGTGGAGCAGCTTGCGTCCAAGTCGCGCAAGTGGACCCAGAGCCAGAGCCGCAAGTACGGCGACCGCCGTGGCAAGACGGCCTTTGTCGATACCGGCAAGCAGGAGCTTCCGCCGGAGCATGTGCGTAAGATTATCAAGGATCATGGTGATATGAGCAACCGCAAGTTCCGTGCAGAGAAGCGCGTGCATCTCGGTGCGCTGAAATACGTGCCGCATGCAATGCTCAAACTGCTCGAGAATATTCCCATGCCGTGggagcaggtgcgcgaAGTGCCTGTGCTGTACCATATCACGGGTGCCATTACGTTTGTGAATGAGACGCCCCGTGTGATTGAGCCCGTGTACCATGCGCAGTGGGCGACCATGTGGCTTGCGATGCGCCGTGAAAAGCGGGATCGTCGTCACTTTAAGCGTATGCGCTTCCCGCCGTTTGACGACGAAGAGCCGCCGATCGACTACGGCGACAATATCCTGGACGtcgagccgctcgagccgatccagctcgagctcgacgaggaggaagacGCGCCGATCATCGACTGGTTCTACGACTCGAAGCCGCTCGTGAACGACCGCAGCAGTGTCAACGGGCCGTCGTACCGTTTCTGGCACCTCGACCTGCCCAAGAtggcggcgctgcatcgcctcggccgcacgTTGCAGAGCGACTTTACGACCGGCGACCGCAACTACTTTTACCTGTTCGACGTCAAGTCGTTTGCAACGGCCAAGTCGCTCAACGTCGCTATCCCCGGTGGTCCCAAGTTCGAGCCGCTGTACAAGGACCTCGAAGGCTACGACGACGACTGGAACGAGTTCAACGATATCCGCAAGGTCATTATTCGGCAGCCGATCCGGACCGAGTACAAGGTCGCTTTCCCGCACCTGTACAACAGCCGGCCCCGCTCGGTCTACCTCGGGACGTACCACGAGCCGAAGAATGTGTACATCCGCACGGACGACCCAGACTTGCCGGCGTTCTACTTTGATCCTGCGCTGAACCCGAtctcgagccgctcgctcgCCAGCGCGCACTTCCGCACATACTACGATGATGGCGAGCCCGTCCTCTCGcacgaggacgaggtgtTTGGCGAGGGCGTGcagggcgacgacgagctcgaggatgAGCTCGCGTTCCAGCTCCCCGATGGCATCGAGCCTTtcctcgacgatgcgccgctcgaaACGGACATGACCGCCGACGCAATCTCGCTGTGGTGGGCCGCACCACCGTACAACCGCCGCAGTGGCTAcacgcgccgtgcggtCGACGTGCCGTTGATCAAGGCGTGGTACTTGGAGCACTGCCCTCCGAACCAGCCGGTCAAGGTGCGTGTCTCCTACCAAAAGCTCCTCAAAAAGTTTGTGCACAACACGCTGCACACAAAGCCCTACAAGCCCCAGACCAAGAAGTACTTGTTCCGCCAGCTCAAGGCGACCAAGTTCTTCCAGACGACGCACCTCGACTGGCTCGAGGCGGGCCTGCAGGTCGTGCGCCAGAGCTTCAACATGATCAACCTCTTGATCCACCGCAAGGCGCTGACCTATCTGCACCTGGACTACAACATGAATTTGAAGCCGGTCAAGACGCTGACCACCAAGGAGCGCAAAAAGTCGCGGTTCGGTAACGCGTTCCACCTTGTGCGTGAGATGGCGCGCATGACGAAGCTCATTGTCGACTCGCACGTCCAgttccgcctcggcaatTGCGATGCGTTCCAGCTGGCAGACGGCCTGCAGTACCTGCTGAACCACATTGGCCAGCTTACGGGTATTTACCGTTATAAGTACAAGGTCATGCACCAGATCCGTGCCTGCAAGGACTTGAAGCACGTCATCTACTACCGCTTCAACTCGGGGCCTGTTGGCAAGGGCCCAGGTGTCGGTTTCTGGGGCCCCTCGTGGCGCGTGTGGATCTTCTTTATGCGCGGTAtcacgccgctgctcgagcgctggCTCGGCAACCTGCTTGCGCGTCAGTTTGAAGGCCGCAACGGCCGCACCGGCGGCAAGTCGGTGACCAAGCAGCGTGTCGAGTCGCACTTTGACctggagctgcgtgcggcggtcatgcacgacctgctcgacatGATGCCCGAAGGCATCAAGCAGAACAAGAGCAAGACCATTCTGCAGCACCTGACCGAGGCGTGGCGTTGCTGGAAGGCCAACGTCCCGTGGAAGGTGCCAGGCATGCCGACCGCCATCGAGAACGTCATTCTGCGCTACGTCAAGTCCAAAGCAGACTGGTGGACCTCGGTCGCACACTACAACCGTGAGCGTatccgccgcggcgcgacggtcGACAAGACGGTGAGCAAGAAGAACCTCGGTCGGTTGACGCGTCTCTACctcaaggccgagcaggagcgccagAACTCCTACCTGAAGGACGGCCCGTACATCacgagcgaggcggcggtTGCAATCTACACCTCGACCGTGCACTGGCTCGAGAGCCGCAAGTTCCAGCCGATTCCGTTCCCTTCGCTCAACTTTAAGCACGATACCAAGCTGCTGGTCCTTGCCCTGGAGAAGCTCAAGGAGTCGTACAGTGTCCAAGGCCGCCTGAACCAGACGCAGCGTGAAGAGCTGGCGCTGATCGAGCAGGCCTTTGACAACCCCcacgagacgctcgcgcgtaTCAAGCGCCTGatgctcacgcagcgtgcgttCAAGGAGGCGGGTATGGAGTTCTTTGATACCTTTGCCAAGCTCATCCCCGTGTACGATATCGAGCCGATGGAGAAGATCACCGACGCCTACCTCGACCAGTACCTTGCGTACGAGGCCGACAAGCGTGGTCTCTTCCCGCCGTGGATCAAGCCGAGCGATCaggagccgccgccgctgcttgTGTACAAGTGGTGCAACGGTATCAACAACCTGCACGACGTTTGGGACACGTCCGACGGCCAGTGCAACGTGCTGATGGAGACGTCGCTCAGCAAGGTGTACGAAAAGGTGGACATTACGCTGCTGAACCGCCTCTTGCGTCTCATCATGGACCACAACTTGGCGGACTACATCACTGCCAAGAACAACATCTCGATCGTGTGGAAGGACATGGCGCACGTCAACTCCTACGGCCTCATCCGTGGTCTGCAATTCTCGAGCTTTGTGTTCCAGTACTACGGCCTGAtcctcgacctgctcaTCCTTGGTCTGaagcgtgccgccgagaTGGCCGGCCCCGCCAAGATGCCGAACGGGTTCCTGCAGTTCCAGGACACGGCGACCGAGGTGAAGCACCCAGTCCGGATGTACACGCGTTACATTGACCGCATCCACATCCTGTACCGCTTcaccgccgacgaggcccgCGACCTGATCCAGCGCTACCTGTCGGCGAACCCTGATCCGAACAACTCGAATCTGATCGGGTACAACAACAAAAAGTGCTGGCCCCGCGACTGCCGCATGCGCCTGAACAAGCACGATGTGaacctcggccgcgccgtctTTTGGACGGTCAAGAACAGCCTGCCGCGCAGTCTGACGACGATCGAGTGGGACGACACATTTGTGAGCGTGTTCAGCAAGGACAACCCGAACCTGCTCTTCTCCATGCAGGGCTTCGAGGTGCGTATCCTGCCCAAGTGCCGCCAGAACGACATgagcgagcagcgcgacggtGTCTGGTCGCTAGTGCAGGCGTCGAGTGGCGAGCGTACCGCGCAGGCCTACCTGCGCGTGTCGGATGAAGGCATCACCAACTTTAGCAACCGTGTGCGCCAGGTGCTGATGGCCGCGGGTGCTGCGCCGTTCAGCAAGATTGTGAACAAGTGGAACACGACGCTGATCGGCCTGATGACCTACtaccgcgaggcggtcaTCCACACgaacgagctgctggaccTGCTTGTAAAGAGCGAGAACAAGATCCAGACGCGTGTCAAGATCGGTCTCAACTCCAAGATGCCTTCGCGTTTCCCGCCGGTGGTCTTCTACTCACCCAAGGAGCTCGGTGGTCTCGGCATGCTCAGTATGGGCCACGTGCTCATTCCGCAGAGCGATCTGCGCTGGTCGAAGCAGACCGAGACCGGCATTTCCCACTTCCGCAGCGGTATGAGCCACGATGAGGACCAGCTCATCCCTAACCTCTACCGGTACATCCAGAGCTGGGAGTCGGAGTTCTTGGACTCGGCGCGTGTCTGGTCGGAGTACGCgcacaagcgccgcgaggcgagTGCGCAGAACCGGCGCctgacgctcgaggacctcgaggaTGCGTGGGACCGCGGCATTCCGCGTATCAATACCCTCTTCCAGAAGGACCGCACGATTCTGTCGTACGACAAGATGTGGCGTGTGCGTGGCGAGTTCAAGCAGTACCAGCTGCTCAAGTACAATCCGTTCTGGTGGACGTCGCAGCGCCATGACGGCAAGCTCTGGCAGCTGAACCAGTACCGCACGGACATTattgcggcgctcggcggtgtCGAGGGCTGCCTGGAGCACACGCTCTTCAAGGGCTGCAACTTCCCGACCTGGGAGGGTCTGTTCTGGGAGAAGGCGTCCGGTTTCGAGGATGCGATGAAGCACAAGAAGCTGACGAATGCGCAGCGTTCTGGTCTCTCGCAGATCCCCAACCGTCGCTTTACGCTGTGGTGGAGCCCAACGATCAACCGTGCGAATGTCTATGTCGGTTTTCAGGTCCAGCTCGATTTGACCGGCATCTTTATGCACGGCAAGATTCCCACGCTCAAGATCTCGCTTATCCAGCTCTTCCGTGCGCACTTGTGGCAAAAGATCCACGAGAGTGTCGTGATGGACCTGTGTCAAGTCTTTgaccaggagctcgaggcgctgcagatTGAGACCGTGCAGAAGGAGACGATCCACCCCCGCAAGTCGTACCGTATGAACGCGTCGTGTGCGGACATTGTGCTCTTTGCCTCGTACAAATGGCCGTTGTCTTCTCCGTCGCTGCTCACCGactcgcgcgacgtgatGGATGGCTCGAGCGGCAACAAGTGGTGGATCGACGTGCAGCTGCGTTGGGGTGACTTTGACTCGCACGACATTGAGCGCTACTGCCGTGCAAAGTACCTCGACTACACGACGGACAACACGTCGATCTacccctcgccgagcggtgTGCTGATCGGTATCGATCTCGCGTACAGCATGCACTCTGCCTACGGTTCGTACATCCCTGGCTCCAAGCCgctcctgcagcaggcgaTGGCCAAGATCATGAAGGCGAACCCTGCGCTGtacgtgctgcgcgagcgtaTCCGCAAGAGTCTCCAGCTGTACTCGTCCGAGCCGACGGAGCCGTACCTGAATTCGGGCAACTATGCGGAGCTCTTTAGCAACCAGGTGATTTGGATGATCGACGATACGAACGTGTACCGTGTGACGATCCACCGCACCTTTGAGGGTAACCTGGTCACGAAGCCGATCAACGGCGCCATCTTTATCCTCAACCCCCGCACCGGTCAGCTCTTTTTGAAGATCATCCACACGTCGGTGTGGGCGGGCCAGAAGCGTCTCGGTCAGCTCGCCAAGTGGAAGACGGCCGAGGAGGTGGCGGCGCTTGTGCGCTCTCTCccggtcgaggagcagccGAAGCAGGTGATTGTCACGCGCAAAGGCATGCTCGACCCCCTCGAGgtgcacctgctcgacttCCCCAACATTGTCATCAAGGgctcgcagctcgagctgccgTTCCAGGCGTGCATGAAGCTGGAAAAGTTTGGCGACCTGATCCtgcgtgcgacgcagcCGCAGATGGTGCTGTACTCTCTGTACGATGACTGGCTCAAGAGCATCTCGTCGTACACCGCCTTCTCGCGCTGCATTCTtctgctgcgtgcgctgcatgTGAACCCCGAAAAGACCAAGGTGATTCTGCGCCCGAGCGTGCAGACCGTCACGCAGCCCCACCACATCTGGCCGTCGTtcaccgacgacgagtGGATCAAGGTGGAgattgcgctgcgcgacctgaTCCTGCAGGACTACGGCCGGCGCAACCAGGTCGCAGTCGCGAGTCTGACGAGCTCGGAAATCCGCGACATCATCCTTGGTATGGAGatcgcctcgccctcggcgcagcgccagcagATGGCCGACATTGAGCAAAacgacgcgcagcagcaggtgacggcgacgcagacgcgcaccgtcaacgtgcacggcgacgagatCCAGACGGTGACCACGACGCAGTACGAGAACCAGGTGTTCTCGTCCAAGAGCGactggcgcgtgcgtgcgttGAGCGCCACGAAcctgccgctgcgctgccAGCACCTGTACGTGTCCaacgacgacgtgcgcgaggacgtGGGCGCGCTCACGTACGTGCTGCCGAAGAACATCCTCAAGACGTTTATCGTCAATGCGGATCTGCGCACTCAGGTCGCCGGCTACATGTACGGCATCTCGCCGCCGGACGTGCCCGCGGTCAAAGAGATCAGGCTCATTGTGTGggtgccgcagcgcggcagCAACAATGGCGTCGAGCTGCCGAACGAGCTGCCGTCGCACGAGTACATGCTCAAGGAcctcgagccgctcggcTGGATCaagacgcaggcgcaggagctgccgcacctcgcgccgcgcgacgtcgtgACGCATGCCAAGACCATGGCGTCGCACCCCGAGTGGGGCGCAAACAGCATCTGCGTCACCTGCTCCTTCACGCCGGGCTCGGTGAGTCTCGCGGCCAGCACGCTGAGCGTCGCCGGCTTCGAGTGGGGACGcaaggcgagcgccgtcgacgccgcgggcCAGGCGCCGGGCTTCAACCCGTCGATGGTCGAAAaggtgcagctgctgctgaGCGACCGCAtcctcggcacgacgcTTGCTCCGAGCGACGGGCCGTGGAACTATGGCCTGTCGCTCTCGGCGCAGTGGACGCCAAACATGAAGTACGAcgtccagctcgcgccCCCGGCGGCCTTCTGGGACGAGATCCACCGGCCCCAAAACTTTTTGTCGTTCGCGGGCGGACTCCCGGACGACCAAGGCGCGGACTGGCAAGACGCGCTGGCATAG
- the MDM10 gene encoding Mitochondrial distribution and morphology protein 10 (EggNog:ENOG503P05I; BUSCO:EOG09262TUR; COG:U): MYDAATVLLREYYRATGWNEQQSYTHLMSACSGLVDFAIPNGVLLSSAATKTPTMVSSARLLTVPLSGAVGYTYVAAHMPFDTACVQRSARRMTYGAQFLTPDTPFAFDGVPLAAPSRDARDMLLYGCFHVPSTYAEGVAAMRIAPHWQLLATALSRAPRYPLLPLAKRLGLVAPGPVPDTTQDEVGPPGTTNLQLALQMQTDKTTAEYSYSIDDALWGLRVLRTLTPPASLGDGTLSAGAEAFFSAAEKSAGLSLGLRYAQRPVYGAGGRVLSFPAVSSATLNPMMGHVRYAYAAQVDEDLALCARYDMNVYSYLSDLTLGAEYCLRSAPAEERHEAQGSLRERFGVWAAPLTDAALSLRESVEAWSEGERAKPDAAHAAVATEAPDTHAVAAAEPAALPLGPRQPPLQGLFKLRMSASGLLALLWEGHWNHCLVSVGLQTQLALRPTLAATSTLGAEFVYVDES, translated from the exons ATGTACGATGCAGCAACggtgctcctgcgcgagtaCTACCGCGCAACGGGATGGAACGAGCAGCAGTCGTACACGCATCTGatgagcgcctgctcgggcCTCGTCGACTTTGCGATTCCGAATGGTGTGCTGCtctcctcggccgcgaccAAGACGCCGACGATGGTCTCCTCCGCACGGCTGCTGACCGTGCCGCTgagcggcgccgtgggctacacgtacgtcgcggcgcacatgCCGTTTGACACGGCGTGTGtccagcgctcggcgcgccgcatgaCGTACGGCGCGCAGTTTCTCACCCCGGATACCCCGTTTGCGTTtgacggcgtgccgctcgccgcacCGAGCAGGGACGCACGCGACATGCTCCTCTATGGCTGCTTCCACGTCCCGTCGACCTACGCAGAAGGCGTCGCGGCAatgcgcatcgcgccgcACTGGCAGCTACTCGCGAccgcgctctcgcgcgcgccgcgctacccgctgctgccgctcgccaagcgcctcggcctcgttgCGCCGGGGCCCGTGCCGGACACGACGCAGGACGAGGTCGGGCCGCCCGGCACCACCAATCTGCAGCTGGCTCTGCAGATGCAGACGGACAAGACCACGGCCGAGTATAGCTACTcgatcgacgacgcgctgtgGGGCCTTCGCGTCTTGCGCACGCTCACGCCCCCCGCTTCCCTCGGCGACGGGACACtcagcgcaggcgccgaggccTTTTTCAGCGCTGCGGAGAAGAGCGCAGGAC TTTCGCTCGGACTGCGGTACGCCCAGCGGCCGGTCTAtggcgccggcgggcgTGTGCTGAGCTTCCCCGcggtgtcgagcgcgacgctgaATCCCATGATGGGCCATGTGCGCTacgcgtacgcggcgcaggtcgacgaggatcTCGCGCTGTGCGCCCG CTACGATATGAACGTGTACTCCTACCTCTCGGACctgacgctcggcgcagagtactgcctgcgctcggcgccggccgaaGAGCGGCACGAGGCACAgggctcgctgcgcgagcgcttcggcgTGTGGGCCGCACCGCTCACCGATGCCGCGCTCTCTTTGCGGGAGAGCGTCGAGGCATGgagcgagggcgagcgcgccaagcccgatgcggcgcacgcagccgtcgcgaccgaggcgccagACACACACGCGGTCGCGGCCGCAGagcctgcggcgctcccGCTGGGCCCTCGGCAGCCCCCGCTGCAAGGCCTGTTCAAGCTCCGCatgagcgcctcgggcctgcttgcgctgctctgGGAGGGCCACTGGAACCACTGCCTGGTGAGCGTAGGCCTCCAGAcgcagctggcgctgcgccccacgctcgccgccacGTCGACGCTCGGTGCCGAGTTTGTATACGTAGACGAAAGCTAA